A stretch of Salvelinus alpinus chromosome 4, SLU_Salpinus.1, whole genome shotgun sequence DNA encodes these proteins:
- the LOC139574693 gene encoding clathrin interactor 1-like — protein MMNMWKVRELVDKATNVVMNYSEVETKVREATNDDPWGPSGQQMADISRCTFMYEQFPEAMNMLWIRMLRENKKNWRRVYKSLLLLSHLIRNGSERVVTSSREHIYDLRSLESYHFVDENGKDQGVNVRQKVKDMVDLIQDDDRLREERKKAKKNKDKYIGVSSDSTGGGFSRYTSDRYDSGGNEGSSRGKWDEDWKRDQGQFPFSEKLGEISDKIGSTIDDTINKFKKQSRDDSPDRFSDNEEERSRPSQNGQSGRSVFKDEEETVTTKSVQIAQATETTATKKRGGVPSKTVSLGAAAHYTGDKSPDTSAKQTLSAAAPQSSSSGLADLLMVDTGPSQPAAATDLIGGFADFSSPAASVGLSTVPASSGNGDFGDWNAFPGGQAPVPTPFAQPLAPSNTDLFGALSASSAPAPASADLFDLMGPGQTQSLSASQSLTFNMTNTQTISSTMPQSRSLLMGGPLQPQQQQVMLGTQGSMGSAIPSTWSDSSVNISLDFLAPGVQPPKPVQPTLNTLQGGQPLPPVNMLSQGFAGMGLAPAPIRPATTPMMHPGAGMGMGHSQGMMGMGMNMGAMPQANMTMGMRMPAMSMGSGMVQQQPKQGSDAFADFCNFRK, from the exons ATGATGAATATGTGGAAAGTCCGGGAATTGGTTGATAAAGC AACCAATGTGGTGATGAACTACTCGGAGGTGGAGACGAAGGTGAGGGAGGCCACCAACGACGACCCCTGGGGACCTTCAGGACAGCAGATGGCAGATATTTCCAG atGTACGTTTATGTATGAGCAGTTTCCAGAGGCGATGAACATGCTGTGGATCAGGATGCTCCGGGAGAACAAGAAGAACTGGAGAAGGGTCTACAAG TCTCTGCTGCTGTTGTCCCACCTCATTAGGAACGGTTCAGAGAGAGTTGTCACCAGctccagagaacacatctacGACCTACGATCTCTGGAGAGCTACCACTTTGTAG ATGAGAACGGTAAGGACCAGGGAGTGAACGTGCGTCAGAAGGTGAAGGACATGGTGGATCTGATCCAGGATGATgatagactgagagaggagaggaagaaggcaaaGAAGAACAAAGACAAATACATCGGCGTGTCCTCTGACAGTACGGGGGGAGGATTCAGCAGATACA cgAGTGACCGGTATGATTCTGGTGGTAATGAGGGAAGCAGCAGAGGGAAGTGGGATGAGGACTGGAAGAGAGACCAAGGCCAGTTTCCCTTCAGTGAGAAACTGGGGGAGATCAGTGATAAGATTGGCAGCACCATCGACGACACCATCAACAAGTTCAAGAAGCAGAGCAGAGATGACTCACCAGACAGATTCAG TGACAACGAGGAGGAGCGAAGTCGCCCGTCGCAGAATGGCCAGTCTGGGAGGTCAGTGTTCAAAGACGAGGAGGAAACCGTGACGACCAAGAGCGTCCAGATCGCCCAGGCAACAGAAACCACAGCAACCAAGAAGAGAGGCGGGGTTCCATCCAAAACTGTGTCCCTGGGAGCCGCGGCCCACTACACAGGAGACAAGAGCCCTGATACCTCTGCAAAACAG acTCTGTCCGCAGCAGCACCCCAGTCCTCCAGTAGTGGTCTGGCTGACCTATTGATGGTAGATACAGGACCCAGCCAGCCTGCAGCAGCCACCG ACCTGATAGGAGGATTTGCTGACTTCTCGTCTCCTGCTGCCTCTGTTGGCCTCTCCACAGTACCTG cCTCCAGTGGGAACGGTGACTTTGGGGACTGGAATGCTTTCCCTGGCGgccaggcccccgtccccaccCCCTTCGCCCAGCCTCTGGCCCCCAGCAACACTGACCTGTTTGGGGCTCTGTCGGCCAGCTCTGCACCAGCTCCAGCTTCCGCTGACCTGTTTGACCTGATGGGTCCGGGCCAGACCCAGtcgctctctgcctctcagaGCCTCACCTTTAATatgaccaacacacagaccatcaGCAGCACCATGCCACAGTCCAGATCACTG TTGATGGGTGGGCCGTTGCAGCCCCAGCAGCAGCAAGTCATGCTGGGTACCCAGGGTTCCATGGGGTCAGCAATCCCCTCCACCTGGTCTGACTCTTCGGTCAACATCAGCCTGGACTTCCTGGCACCTGGCGTGCAGCCCCCCAAACCTGTCCAGCCCACCCTCAACACACTCCAAG GAGGCCAGCCCCTCCCACCCGTCAACATGCTCTCCCAGGGATTCGCCGGCATGGGCCTCGCACCCGCCCCCATCAGACCGGCAACAACTCCCATGATGCACCCTGGTGCTGGGATGGGCATGGGCCACAGCCAGGGCATGATGGGAATGGGCATGAACATGGGTGCCATGCCCCAGGCTAACATGACCATGGGGATGAGGATGCCAGCCATGTCTATGGGCTCTGGCATGGTACAGCAGCAGCCCAAGCAAGGATCAGACGCATTCGCAGATTTCTGCAACTTCAGGAAGTGA
- the lsm11 gene encoding U7 snRNA-associated Sm-like protein LSm11 isoform X2 — protein MSAFVLNMEESERRGDKQQKCPESEKKERESTSACASDATEHTAEEDDDIAAKLDVTSDKFDPLLALYSATVPLPYPNVKCFNNIAEYESFLKGGRGRAKPENVEKKQRKARKGVADPERIEKLKRLMVNNPIEGEDGEEGTSGTARRCRIQKAPKNVLTRMPLHTGSPLGELHRCVQERIRVKVHIRTFKGLRGVCSGFIVAFDKFWNMAMVDVDETYREPLLGEALYHEKALTVTRLFDKLKLQESAALRECEEKKQIDKRKAELLHPPPETQTRDSRRRDSNRGDPRRRGDPRAVDPRLARATVGPPVGDDPGALGATASRGGNLVWNWKPVCSCSLANFFWSFHAKREQKPTLPPGLVATLQESYLT, from the exons ATGTCTGCATTTGTTTTAAACATGGAGGAGAGCGAAAGAAGAGGAGATAAACAACAAAAATGTCCAGAAtcagaaaagaaagagagagaatcaaCAAGTGCATGTGCTTCAGATGCAACCGAACATACCGCAGAAGAAGATGATGATATCGCGGCAAAGTTGGACGTCACCTCCGATAAATTTGATCCACTCCTGGCGCTATACTCGGCTACTGTGCCTCTTCCATACCCAAACGTGAAATGCTTCAACAACATAGCCGAGTATGAGAGCTTTCTAAAGGGGGGACGGGGCCGCGCCAAGCCGGAGAACGTGGAGAAAAAACAGAGGAAAGCCAGGAAAGGTGTAGCGGATCCGGAGAGGATAGAGAAACTGAAAAGGTTGATGGTGAACAACCCGATagagggagaagatggagaggaggggaccAGCGGCACTGCCCGCCGTTGTAGAATACAGAAGGCTCCCAAGAATGTCCTGACCAGGATGCCTC TCCATACAGGAAGTCCTCTGGGGGAGCTGCACCGCTGCGTCCAGGAGAGGATCAGGGTAAAAGTTCACATCAGAACCTTCAAGGGGCTCCGTGGAGTGTGTTCTGGCTTCATAGTGGCCTTCGACAAGTTCTGGAACATG gCGATGGTAGATGTAGATGAGACCTACAGGGAACCTCTGCTGGGTGAAGCTCTCTACCACGAGAAGGCCCTCACTGTCACACGG CTCTTTGACAAGCTGAAACTCCAGGAGAGTGCGGCGCTGAGAGAATGTGAGGAGAAGAAGCAGATAGACAAGAGGAAAGCTGAACTCCTCCATCCCCCGCCTGAGACCCAAACCAGAGACAGCCGACGACGTGACTCCAATAGAGGGGACCCCAGAAGGAGAGGAGACCCTAGGGCAGTGGACCCCCGACTTGCAAGGGCCACAGTTGGGCCCCCAGTGGGTGATGACCCCGGAGCCCTAGGGGCCACAG CCAGCAGGGGTGGCAACCTAGTCTGGAACTGGAAACCAGTCTGTTcctgctctcttgccaacttcTTTTGGAGTTTTCATGCCAAACGTGAACAGAAACCGACACTGCCGCCCGGGCTAGTGGCAACCCTCCAGGAAAGTTACTTGACCTGA
- the lsm11 gene encoding U7 snRNA-associated Sm-like protein LSm11 isoform X1, whose translation MSAFVLNMEESERRGDKQQKCPESEKKERESTSACASDATEHTAEEDDDIAAKLDVTSDKFDPLLALYSATVPLPYPNVKCFNNIAEYESFLKGGRGRAKPENVEKKQRKARKGVADPERIEKLKRLMVNNPIEGEDGEEGTSGTARRCRIQKAPKNVLTRMPLHTGSPLGELHRCVQERIRVKVHIRTFKGLRGVCSGFIVAFDKFWNMAMVDVDETYREPLLGEALYHEKALTVTRLFDKLKLQESAALRECEEKKQIDKRKAELLHPPPETQTRDSRRRDSNRGDPRRRGDPRAVDPRLARATVGPPVGDDPGALGATGKTQGSNVKGQESGTEGPKRRGSQKKEVSQPYGRVHTRHVNQLFIRGENVLLVNLQPL comes from the exons ATGTCTGCATTTGTTTTAAACATGGAGGAGAGCGAAAGAAGAGGAGATAAACAACAAAAATGTCCAGAAtcagaaaagaaagagagagaatcaaCAAGTGCATGTGCTTCAGATGCAACCGAACATACCGCAGAAGAAGATGATGATATCGCGGCAAAGTTGGACGTCACCTCCGATAAATTTGATCCACTCCTGGCGCTATACTCGGCTACTGTGCCTCTTCCATACCCAAACGTGAAATGCTTCAACAACATAGCCGAGTATGAGAGCTTTCTAAAGGGGGGACGGGGCCGCGCCAAGCCGGAGAACGTGGAGAAAAAACAGAGGAAAGCCAGGAAAGGTGTAGCGGATCCGGAGAGGATAGAGAAACTGAAAAGGTTGATGGTGAACAACCCGATagagggagaagatggagaggaggggaccAGCGGCACTGCCCGCCGTTGTAGAATACAGAAGGCTCCCAAGAATGTCCTGACCAGGATGCCTC TCCATACAGGAAGTCCTCTGGGGGAGCTGCACCGCTGCGTCCAGGAGAGGATCAGGGTAAAAGTTCACATCAGAACCTTCAAGGGGCTCCGTGGAGTGTGTTCTGGCTTCATAGTGGCCTTCGACAAGTTCTGGAACATG gCGATGGTAGATGTAGATGAGACCTACAGGGAACCTCTGCTGGGTGAAGCTCTCTACCACGAGAAGGCCCTCACTGTCACACGG CTCTTTGACAAGCTGAAACTCCAGGAGAGTGCGGCGCTGAGAGAATGTGAGGAGAAGAAGCAGATAGACAAGAGGAAAGCTGAACTCCTCCATCCCCCGCCTGAGACCCAAACCAGAGACAGCCGACGACGTGACTCCAATAGAGGGGACCCCAGAAGGAGAGGAGACCCTAGGGCAGTGGACCCCCGACTTGCAAGGGCCACAGTTGGGCCCCCAGTGGGTGATGACCCCGGAGCCCTAGGGGCCACAGGTAAGACCCAGGGGTCAAATGTTAAAGGTCAGGAGTCAGGGACTGAGGGGCCCAAGAGAAGAGGGTCCCAGAAGAAAGAAGTGTCCCAGCCCTACGGGAGGGTTCACACGCGCCACGTCAACCAGCTCTTCATACGGGGAGAGAACGTGCTTCTAGTCAACCTACAACCACTCTGA